One genomic region from Prevotella sp. Rep29 encodes:
- the gmd gene encoding GDP-mannose 4,6-dehydratase, whose protein sequence is MERKVALISGITGQDGSYLAEFLLEKGYEVHGLLRRSSSFNTARIEHLYLDEWVRDMKQKRLVDLHWADITDSSSLIRIIGETKPTEIYNLAAQSHVKVSFDVPEYTADADAVGVLRLLEAVRICGLEKECRIYQASTSELYGKVQEVPQKETTPFYPRSPYAVAKLYGYWIMKNYRESYDMYCCNGILFNHESERRGETFVTRKITLAAARIAQGYQDKLYLGNLNSLRDWGYAKDYVECMWLILQQPQPDDFVIATGEYHTVREFATLAFHEVGIELEWKGEGVDEKGYDKATGKALVEVDPKYFRPAEVDQLLGDPTKAKEVLGWNPRKTTFPELVKIMVEHDMRFVKKLHLKAQIED, encoded by the coding sequence ATGGAAAGAAAAGTAGCACTGATCAGCGGTATCACGGGACAAGACGGTTCCTATCTTGCTGAGTTTTTGTTGGAAAAAGGGTATGAAGTACACGGTTTGCTTAGACGCTCATCGTCGTTTAACACCGCCCGCATAGAGCATCTCTATCTGGATGAGTGGGTGCGCGACATGAAGCAGAAGCGCCTGGTGGACCTTCATTGGGCAGACATTACCGATTCCTCGTCGCTTATCCGGATTATCGGTGAGACCAAGCCGACGGAAATCTACAACCTGGCAGCGCAGAGCCATGTGAAAGTCTCTTTCGATGTGCCTGAATATACCGCCGATGCCGATGCAGTAGGCGTGTTGCGACTGCTGGAGGCTGTCAGAATCTGCGGATTGGAGAAAGAGTGCCGCATCTACCAGGCCTCGACATCGGAGTTGTACGGAAAGGTGCAGGAAGTGCCACAGAAAGAGACAACGCCTTTCTATCCGCGCTCTCCCTATGCCGTAGCCAAACTCTATGGCTATTGGATCATGAAAAACTATCGTGAGTCATACGATATGTATTGCTGTAACGGCATCCTCTTCAATCACGAGAGTGAGCGCCGTGGCGAGACGTTCGTGACCCGTAAGATTACACTTGCTGCTGCCCGCATCGCACAAGGATATCAGGACAAGCTCTATCTGGGTAATCTCAACTCATTGCGCGACTGGGGATATGCGAAGGATTACGTGGAGTGTATGTGGCTGATATTGCAGCAACCGCAACCCGATGATTTCGTCATTGCAACGGGCGAATATCACACGGTGCGCGAGTTCGCAACACTGGCGTTCCATGAAGTGGGTATCGAACTGGAATGGAAAGGTGAGGGCGTTGATGAAAAAGGATACGACAAGGCTACGGGAAAAGCACTGGTAGAGGTCGATCCGAAATATTTCCGTCCGGCAGAGGTTGACCAATTGCTCGGTGATCCGACGAAGGCAAAAGAAGTGTTGGGATGGAATCCGCGCAAGACCACATTCCCCGAATTGGTGAAAATCATGGTCGAACACGACATGCGGTTTGTGAAGAAATTGCACTTGAAAGCACAAATTGAAGACTGA